AGTTTACCCTTTTTGATCAACCATACCTCTTGCTTTTTCAATGATACAACAGCATAAGTATCACCAATTTCTTTATTTGAATAGCCATAGCCGTGAGGATAAGTGCTGTAGCCTAAACCGTAAAGTGCATCTGCACCATCAAAGTTTTTTTGGCCTTTGGCAAATGCTTCGAGAAGTAAGCGTTGCGTCTTTTTAACATAAACGCCCCAACCCCAAGTCTTATTCTTTACCGTTATCGTTTTGCCTTTAACTTTATTGCCCTTTGGCACTGTAAATTTATAGCTCTTGTGTAATGTTGAAACTTCTTTATCAATTTGATTTAACTTAGTCGTTAATTTACTAGTATCACCAAATTGATAGCGATTATCTCGATAAGTCACATTATTCAATAAATCTTTGGCCTTTAATTGATAATTTTTGCCATTAATTTTATAAGTAATCTCTGCTTTGCTTAAGTCAGTTAGTTTCTTTTTAGCTGTAGCTAAATTACTAGTAGTAAACTTATAAGTCTGAGTCGATGGAGTTTTAGTTTGTTGCTTCTTAAAAAAGGCCTTTGTCTCGGGCTCATCTAATGATTGGACTGTAGTGTTATAGCTATAAACCAGTTCGTTATTTTTTAACTCAACTTGATTTTTAGCTTTTTGGTTAACTTTAGCCATTGCCTTAGTAACGGTTAGCTTTCCTACTTTAACTCCATCGATTGTAACATTAGGGTTAAAGTGAGTTTTAGCATATTTTTCTGCTGCAGCTTGTGTTGCCACACGGTGATTATGAATGCCAAAACCCGCGATTACTCCAACGATAATTAAAACTGCAATCGTTAAAATAATAATATTGTTTCGTTTATTCTTTTTCTTTAGGTCTTCGTTCATACTATCCTACCTTTTATGCCAGTAATAATATCTTTAATATAGCACCTTGCAAATTTCGTGTAAAATCTATTGATTTATCTAACCTTTTTTATAATTAGACGACTAGCATCCCGCAAAGCAAAATATAAAATTGGTGTACAAATTGCAGTAGAAATTGAATTGATTACAGTTGCAGGCAAACTAACAAAGGCTCCAACTAACGCTACTTTAAAGCTCGTCCCCACCATTAAAGCTTCAACAATCGAAACGCAATAAGTAGTGAATATCTTAGTTACCCCTGCAATAATACCTAAAATAATAATATTTCTTTTACTATCTTGATAGTGCATTCCTCGATAAACTGCTGTCAAAACCGAAGCCACTACTACTACCTCAAGCATAGTTAACCATGATGTTGCGGCATAGCCATTTAACAAATCAAAACCACCTAGACCAATAATTCCCGCAATCATGCCATTACGATAACCTAAATATAAAATTGCTACAGCAGTTAGCGTATTTCCAAAATGAATAAATGGGCGTCCTACCATAGCAGGAACGGGGATTCTTAACACCCAGATCCCAATATAAATAATTGCCGCAAAAAGTCCCGTTAAAACTAAAGCTTGTAAAGAATTCTTGTTTTCTCTAAATATCTGCATTATTAATTATTACTCCATCTCTTCAGTAAATCTGATAAAGCTGCTGCATAATTTGGTCCTAGACGTGAATCTTGCTTGGGTGTTTCCCTGATTGCTTGTGCAACAAAATCGGCCGCAATTGAACACGCTTTTTCTAAATTTTCTTTATGCATTACAGCAGCAAAAAATGCACTTGCAAACAAATCTCCCGTACCAAAATAATTACCTGGGAGTTTTTTCTGAATTAAAGACCAACTATGATCGGCTGTAATTCCAACTTCCGCAATTTTTTCCTTATTAAGTGAAATACCGGTAATTATGACATTCGGGACACCAAATTGACTAGATAATTCAGCCGCAAATTCTGTTGCTGTTTTCAATGAATTACTAGTTGCCTTTTTGCCTAATAAAAATGCTGCCTCCGTCATATTCGGCGTTAAAATCGTAGCCGACTTAACTAGATTTCGCATCTTTATTACATAGTTTTCATCAATGCCACGATAAAGTTCACCGTGATCACCCATTACTGGATCAATCAAGATCAATTTATTTTTTTGTTTAAAATAGCTAATCTTTTCTGTCCAAAAATCTAATGCACTTTTGCCCAAATAGCCTAAGTATACAGCTGAAAAATCAAAACCAACCTTTTGCCAATGGGCCATAATCTTAGCCATTTCATTATTCAAACTTAAAAAAGTATTCTCACCAAAGCCACCCGTGTGTGTAGACAAAATTGCAGTAGGCAATACGGTCGGGCTCAAGCCACATGCTCCTAAAACAGGTAAAGCTGCACTAAGTGATACTTGACCAGCACAAGATAAATCTTGGCTAACTAATACGCCACCATTAACCATCTTTTTTACTCCAATCAAAAAAATCCTGCTTTAAGCTTAACATGAAGTTTAAAGCAGGAAAAATTTTATTTTGCGCTAAATGTATTAGCCTTGATATGATTCAAAATTTGATAACCAATTTGTTTATTTCTGTTTTCATCATTTTGAGTTTGATTTAAGAACATAATCAAACCATTTTGATTATCTGTAGTCATCTGAATCCAGTTACCAAAGTGAGTGTTATATAAGTTACCATATGCTAACTTCAAGTTATCATTATTCTTCATATATAAACCACCTGAATAACCATTTGATGAACGTGATGTTAAATGAGTCATATAATCAAAGTCTGTTCGACTCAAAATTTGCCCATTGGTTAAACCAAGTTGAATACGGTAATAGTCCATTGGAGCTGAGAACAAATTACCAGCACCTACCAATTGAGAAGCTTGAGTCTTTTTAACATATTGAGCCCATTGGTAATTCTTTTGATTCCAGGTATATGAGATACCATCCGTCATCCCGGCTGGAATATCTTCCAAGAAATAAGTTCGCTTTAAGCCAAGCTTATTAATAATTCGTTCCTGCACATTTTGCTTGTAGCTTTGTCCAGTTTCTTGACGTATAATTCCAGCTAACAAAATATAGTTGGTATTATTGTATGAAAAATTACCAGGTTGATTTTGCGTAGTTGAGTTTAGCTTATTAACAACCCAATTAATTGCATCAGCTTCTGAATAAACACGTCCTCTATTTACTTCAGTATCAGCTGCTGTCAATCCAGAAGTATGCGTCATCAAGTTGCCGACGGTAATATTATCAGCACCTTTTAAATTAGGATACCACTTAGAGATCTTAGTATACTGTGTAAACTTCCCTGCAGAAATTAATTGGGTGATAATTGCGCCGGTAATTACTTTTTGCAAAGAACAAACAGGATAAACTACCTTACTATTTCCCGCACCTAATCGCTTGCCATAATAACCGTAACCATAAGAAATTTGTTGTGGTTGTCCATCTTTTACTATAACTACGGTACCACGAGCATAATAACTAGCTAATGTATTTCTAACAAAGCTCCGCATTTCAGTTTTGTTATAACTTGCTGCCTGAACTGTCGAGCTATTGGCATTAGCAATTGCCATTCCAACAGGCATTGAAGCAGCTATAGTTAACGAAATGGTTGATTTGATTAATGTTTTTTTAAAATTAATACGTT
This is a stretch of genomic DNA from Lactobacillus crispatus. It encodes these proteins:
- a CDS encoding pyridoxamine kinase; this encodes MVNGGVLVSQDLSCAGQVSLSAALPVLGACGLSPTVLPTAILSTHTGGFGENTFLSLNNEMAKIMAHWQKVGFDFSAVYLGYLGKSALDFWTEKISYFKQKNKLILIDPVMGDHGELYRGIDENYVIKMRNLVKSATILTPNMTEAAFLLGKKATSNSLKTATEFAAELSSQFGVPNVIITGISLNKEKIAEVGITADHSWSLIQKKLPGNYFGTGDLFASAFFAAVMHKENLEKACSIAADFVAQAIRETPKQDSRLGPNYAAALSDLLKRWSNN
- a CDS encoding L,D-transpeptidase family protein, with amino-acid sequence MNEDLKKKNKRNNIIILTIAVLIIVGVIAGFGIHNHRVATQAAAEKYAKTHFNPNVTIDGVKVGKLTVTKAMAKVNQKAKNQVELKNNELVYSYNTTVQSLDEPETKAFFKKQQTKTPSTQTYKFTTSNLATAKKKLTDLSKAEITYKINGKNYQLKAKDLLNNVTYRDNRYQFGDTSKLTTKLNQIDKEVSTLHKSYKFTVPKGNKVKGKTITVKNKTWGWGVYVKKTQRLLLEAFAKGQKNFDGADALYGLGYSTYPHGYGYSNKEIGDTYAVVSLKKQEVWLIKKGKLAVHLRDVVTGTMEGSKGDQTPRGVWYIHYKESPSTLRGTNDDGSSYASPVKYWMPFTLSGCGFHDASWRTDWSKTAYLKGGSHGCVNVKPSEIRSVWNNIKKGEPVIIYE
- a CDS encoding ECF transporter S component — protein: MQIFRENKNSLQALVLTGLFAAIIYIGIWVLRIPVPAMVGRPFIHFGNTLTAVAILYLGYRNGMIAGIIGLGGFDLLNGYAATSWLTMLEVVVVASVLTAVYRGMHYQDSKRNIIILGIIAGVTKIFTTYCVSIVEALMVGTSFKVALVGAFVSLPATVINSISTAICTPILYFALRDASRLIIKKVR
- a CDS encoding serine hydrolase domain-containing protein, with amino-acid sequence MPVGMAIANANSSTVQAASYNKTEMRSFVRNTLASYYARGTVVIVKDGQPQQISYGYGYYGKRLGAGNSKVVYPVCSLQKVITGAIITQLISAGKFTQYTKISKWYPNLKGADNITVGNLMTHTSGLTAADTEVNRGRVYSEADAINWVVNKLNSTTQNQPGNFSYNNTNYILLAGIIRQETGQSYKQNVQERIINKLGLKRTYFLEDIPAGMTDGISYTWNQKNYQWAQYVKKTQASQLVGAGNLFSAPMDYYRIQLGLTNGQILSRTDFDYMTHLTSRSSNGYSGGLYMKNNDNLKLAYGNLYNTHFGNWIQMTTDNQNGLIMFLNQTQNDENRNKQIGYQILNHIKANTFSAK